A part of Aegilops tauschii subsp. strangulata cultivar AL8/78 chromosome 2, Aet v6.0, whole genome shotgun sequence genomic DNA contains:
- the LOC109774034 gene encoding uncharacterized protein: MPPHYRRILFSDDCDPWYGCPTPPAPPFFTPSPFPSPSSPPPIISPPPPPSPSFSFYFPSPPDLAPSPSPVHDGGGGWSDQGGGTYGYGAVDDHRRRFVTYVLCAAAALAFLSLILLGASIAVRRRQLRRRRQALLAQPPAAATNVGNDDPEGGGSGGVVHHVWYIRTVGLDEAAIDSIAVTRYRAGSGLLGAADCSVCLGEFNDGELVRLLPKCGHAFHVPCIDTWLRAHVNCPLCRSDVIDPAATTAGAGIESDSNPSADPDVNANAAAEQAAAASDSTLEHEDDEEDQEAPRVEEDQHEQQQPNSPEPEPLPQLPGPLPRNVRRAASMNAAMVSTAADVAALDRLPDAAPEGEERNGREKHQSGATGHPSTERPAPGGLPRSFFARHCRARSSVLPL; the protein is encoded by the coding sequence ATGCCGCCCCACTACCGCCGGATCCTCTTCTCGGACGACTGCGATCCTTGGTACGGCTGCCCCACGCCTCCCGCCCCTCCCTTCTTCACCCCTTCCCCATTCCCCTCGCCTTCCTCTCCGCCGCCGATCAtatcgcctcctcctcctccttcgccttCCTTTTCTTTCTATTTCCCTTCCCCCCCGGACCTTGCTCCGTCCCCTTCGCCCGTCCATGACGGCGGCGGTGGTTGGAGTGACCAGGGAGGAGGAACTTACGGGTACGGCGCCGTCGATGACCACCGCCGCCGCTTCGTCACCTACGTCCTCTGCGCCGCCGCGGCGCTCGCGTTCCTCTCCCTCATCCTCCTCGGCGCCTCGATCGCCGTCCGTCGTCggcagctgcggcggcggcggcaggcgctcctcgcccagccgccggccgccgcgaccAACGTCGGGAACGACGACCCGgagggcggcggcagcggcggcgtggTGCACCACGTCTGGTACATCCGGACCGTCGGGCTCGACGAGGCGGCGATCGACTCGATCGCGGTGACGCGGTACCGCGCGGGGTCTGGGCTCCTCGGCGCCGCCGACTGCTCCGTGTGCCTCGGCGAGTTCAACGACGGCGAGCTCGTGCGCCTGCTGCCCAAGTGCGGCCACGCGTTCCACGTCCCCTGCATCGACACCTGGCTCCGCGCCCACGTCAACTGCCCGCTCTGCCGCTCCGACGTGATCGACCCCGCCGCCACGACCGCCGGAGCCGGCATCGAGTCCGACTCGAACCCATCGGCTGATCCAGATGTGAACGCCAACGCCGCAGCCGAGCAAGCGGCTGCCGCGAGCGATTCAACGCTGGAGCATGAAGACGACGAGGAGGACCAGGAAGCGCCGCGCGTGGAAGAAGACCAGCACGAGCAGCAGCAACCCAATTCGCCAGAGCCAGAGCCATTGCCGCAGCTCCCGGGCCCGCTGCCGCGGAATGTGCGGCGCGCGGCGTCGATGAACGCGGCGATGGTCTCAACGGCGGCAGACGTGGCCGCGCTGGACCGGCTGCCTGACGCGGCCCCCGAAGGGGAGGAGCGGAATGGCAGAGAGAAGCATCAAAGCGGTGCGACCGGCCATCCGAGCACCGAGAGGCCCGCGCCCGGCGGTCTCCCGAGGTCCTTCTTCGCGCGGCACTGCCGTGCCCGGAGCTCTGTGCTGCCGCTGTGA
- the LOC109774033 gene encoding uncharacterized protein isoform X2, with protein sequence MTWSTGYFPEGGGALDDLEHRIFSRGRRTTRPRAAAAAPLPPQFGPREDPNLPHRRRGCEPIMAAVVSWYGPLIDLSAAAGHVGGFVQLLASVRRVLPHQEQNAATGRTYHRVILEVGDDTRSSFSVSLWSNTTSSTIIAGDVLLLQRIDEFIINCKVGNATRSKLRRVSEWIVHTKRTHAENHQQVISKNWKERMKNDSADFFSISELLPQSKPCNLNISASISKIVLMGSLGPETKGQLSVIEKHTLNGHNDIIRDFIAAGCKLCGLPLYQKNLHGDSTYPIDCPDNPKYLHVVGQIYKPFMMYVQDQTGQVPVLVKNKVAEALFSNINADDVSECYKSRHCMLVDTCESGQSSISGMLDGTGKTGTAKRKRTKRKLDFHLIWLIVMKCLLNQGKNSPFCIQISVNPGKNVEDGRFELVSLTMPIP encoded by the exons ATGACCTGGAGCACAGGATATTTTCCCGAGGGAGGCGGAGCACTCGATGACCTGGAGCACAGGATATTTTCCCGAGGGAGGCGGACCACCCGACctcgcgcggcggcggcggcgccgctcCCGCCACAGTTCGGTCCGAGGGAAGACCCCAATCTACCCCACCGGCGGCGCGGCTGCGAACCTATAATGGCCGCAGTCGTGAGCTGGTACGGTCCGCTGATCGACCTGTCGGCGGCCGCCGGCCACGTCGGTGGATTCGTACAGCTCCTGGCGTCCGTTCGCCGTGTCCTTCCCCACCAG GAGCAAAATGCTGCAACCGGAAGGACGTATCACAGAGTTATTCTGGAGGTTGGTGATGACACGAGGTCGAGCTTCTCCGTCTCTCTATGGTCCAACACTACTAGCTCGACGATAATCGCTGGCGATGTTTTACTGTTGCAGA GAATTGATGAATTCATAATTAATTGTAAAGTCGGCAATGCTACAAGATCAAAATTAAGACGAGTGTCAGAGTGGATCGTACACACCAAACGTACTCATGCGGAAAATCATCAGCAG GTGATATCGAAGAATTGGAAAGAAAGAATGAAAAATGATTCGGCAGACTTCTTTTCCATCTCAGAACTACTACCTCAGAGCAAACCATGTAATTTGAATATTTCTGCATCTATTAGCAAAATTGTGTTAATGGGTTCTCTTGGCCCTGAAACGAAGGGGCAATTGTCAGTCATTGAGAAACATACCTTGAATGGACATAATGATATCATCAGAGATTTTATTGCTGCTGGATGCAAGTTATGTGGTTTACCTCTATACCAAAA AAATCTTCATGGAGACAGTACTTATCCAATTGATTGCCCAGATAATCCAAAGTATCTCCATGTTGTTGGCCAGATATATAAACCATTCATG ATGTATGTGCAAGACCAAACTGGACAAGTTCCTGTGCTTGTGAAGAATAAAGTTGCAGAGGCTCTATTTTCTAATATTAACGCAGATGATGTGTCCGAATGCTACAAGAGCCGGCACTGCATGCTGGTAGATACTTGTGAATCTGGCCAGTCAAGCATTTCTGGGATGCTAGATGGCACTGGCAAGACAGGCACTGCTAAAAGGAAGAGAACCAAAAGAAAGCTTGATTTTCATCTTATCTGGCTCATTGTTATGAAATGCCTGCTGAACCAAGGCAAGAACAGTCCATTCTGCATCCAGATTTCAGTCAACCCCGGGAAAAATGTTGAGGATGGACGGTTTGAACTGGTTTCTTTGACAATGCCAATACCATGA
- the LOC109774033 gene encoding uncharacterized protein isoform X1: MTWSTGYFPEGGGALDDLEHRIFSRGRRTTRPRAAAAAPLPPQFGPREDPNLPHRRRGCEPIMAAVVSWYGPLIDLSAAAGHVGGFVQLLASVRRVLPHQEQNAATGRTYHRVILEVGDDTRSSFSVSLWSNTTSSTIIAGDVLLLQNIKIVEFRNGLEGRAAQMSAVQILMNSKDLVQSEGIDEFIINCKVGNATRSKLRRVSEWIVHTKRTHAENHQQVISKNWKERMKNDSADFFSISELLPQSKPCNLNISASISKIVLMGSLGPETKGQLSVIEKHTLNGHNDIIRDFIAAGCKLCGLPLYQKNLHGDSTYPIDCPDNPKYLHVVGQIYKPFMMYVQDQTGQVPVLVKNKVAEALFSNINADDVSECYKSRHCMLVDTCESGQSSISGMLDGTGKTGTAKRKRTKRKLDFHLIWLIVMKCLLNQGKNSPFCIQISVNPGKNVEDGRFELVSLTMPIP, encoded by the exons ATGACCTGGAGCACAGGATATTTTCCCGAGGGAGGCGGAGCACTCGATGACCTGGAGCACAGGATATTTTCCCGAGGGAGGCGGACCACCCGACctcgcgcggcggcggcggcgccgctcCCGCCACAGTTCGGTCCGAGGGAAGACCCCAATCTACCCCACCGGCGGCGCGGCTGCGAACCTATAATGGCCGCAGTCGTGAGCTGGTACGGTCCGCTGATCGACCTGTCGGCGGCCGCCGGCCACGTCGGTGGATTCGTACAGCTCCTGGCGTCCGTTCGCCGTGTCCTTCCCCACCAG GAGCAAAATGCTGCAACCGGAAGGACGTATCACAGAGTTATTCTGGAGGTTGGTGATGACACGAGGTCGAGCTTCTCCGTCTCTCTATGGTCCAACACTACTAGCTCGACGATAATCGCTGGCGATGTTTTACTGTTGCAGA ATATTAAGATAGTAGAGTTTAGAAATGGCTTGGAGGGAAGGGCTGCTCAGATGTCTGCAGTCCAAATTTTGATGAACTCTAAAGATTTAGTGCAATCCGAAG GAATTGATGAATTCATAATTAATTGTAAAGTCGGCAATGCTACAAGATCAAAATTAAGACGAGTGTCAGAGTGGATCGTACACACCAAACGTACTCATGCGGAAAATCATCAGCAG GTGATATCGAAGAATTGGAAAGAAAGAATGAAAAATGATTCGGCAGACTTCTTTTCCATCTCAGAACTACTACCTCAGAGCAAACCATGTAATTTGAATATTTCTGCATCTATTAGCAAAATTGTGTTAATGGGTTCTCTTGGCCCTGAAACGAAGGGGCAATTGTCAGTCATTGAGAAACATACCTTGAATGGACATAATGATATCATCAGAGATTTTATTGCTGCTGGATGCAAGTTATGTGGTTTACCTCTATACCAAAA AAATCTTCATGGAGACAGTACTTATCCAATTGATTGCCCAGATAATCCAAAGTATCTCCATGTTGTTGGCCAGATATATAAACCATTCATG ATGTATGTGCAAGACCAAACTGGACAAGTTCCTGTGCTTGTGAAGAATAAAGTTGCAGAGGCTCTATTTTCTAATATTAACGCAGATGATGTGTCCGAATGCTACAAGAGCCGGCACTGCATGCTGGTAGATACTTGTGAATCTGGCCAGTCAAGCATTTCTGGGATGCTAGATGGCACTGGCAAGACAGGCACTGCTAAAAGGAAGAGAACCAAAAGAAAGCTTGATTTTCATCTTATCTGGCTCATTGTTATGAAATGCCTGCTGAACCAAGGCAAGAACAGTCCATTCTGCATCCAGATTTCAGTCAACCCCGGGAAAAATGTTGAGGATGGACGGTTTGAACTGGTTTCTTTGACAATGCCAATACCATGA
- the LOC109774036 gene encoding uncharacterized protein — protein MAIAVSSLTSGSLAPYSPEVSRQRRGSLVSASPRRRQAVAGIAIKSRGINRVQPTTRGATQIPAAAAGSSSSGDRPGGNFPVPNVPSWVKLLVGVFFAAVPLYRQMRALEDKVEQTAEVAIEVVEKVAEAAEKIADDVSEAFPGNDNLKKAASRIKAVADEIEKDAEKAEALIEKVDEIEKEMDSVVDSVIEKVKKERSLRKNSVRGDDVNRKQK, from the exons ATGGCGATAGCCGTAAGCTCCTTGACCTCCGGATCCTTGGCGCCATACAGTCCGGAGGTTTCTCGGCAACGACGGGGCTCACTAGTGTCTGCATCGCCTCGTCGCCGGCAAGCCGTCGCCGGCATAGCGATCAAGTCGCGGGGCATCAACCGTGTCCAGCCGACGACCAGAGGAGCAACACA GATCCCCGCAGCCGCAGCCGGTTCAAGCTCCTCTGGAGACCGACCAGGAGGAAACTTCCCAGTTCCCAACGTGCCTTCATG GGTCAAGTTGCTCGTCGGCGTCTTCTTTGCTGCAGTGCCTCTTTACAGACAGATGAGAGCCCTGGAAG ATAAGGTGGAGCAGACGGCAGAAGTTGCAATTGAGGTGGTCGAAAAAGTGGCTGAGGCGGCTGAGAAAATTGCTGATGATGTATCTGAAGCATTTCCCGGTAATGATAACCTCAAAAAGGCAGCATCCAGGATCAAGGCCGTCGCAGATGAAATTGAGAAGGACGCAGAGAAAGCCGAGGCCCTAATTGAGAAG GTCGATGAGATAGAGAAAGAGATGGATTCCGTAGTGGATTCTGTAATTGAGAAGGTCAAGAAGGAGAGATCATTGAGAAAGAACTCCGTGAGAGGAGACGATGTCAATAGGAAACAGAAGTAA